CAAATCTTAGCAAGTTTCTTTAATAATAAACTTAATTTTATGGCTAATCAGCATATCGTTCAACGCCCAGAGGGCTGGGCTGTACGTGGGGAAGGTAATAAACGTGATACCTCCGTACATGACACACAGCAAGAGGCATTTGATGCCGCACGGCAAATCGCAATCAATCAAGGTGGTGACACTATCACTCATGGGAGAGATGGGCGAATCCGTGACAGGAATACCTACGGGAAACCAGACCATTTTCCACCGAAAGGGTAACTG
This genomic interval from Candidatus Peregrinibacteria bacterium contains the following:
- a CDS encoding DUF2188 domain-containing protein is translated as MANQHIVQRPEGWAVRGEGNKRDTSVHDTQQEAFDAARQIAINQGGDTITHGRDGRIRDRNTYGKPDHFPPKG